One genomic window of Burkholderia diffusa includes the following:
- the gcl gene encoding glyoxylate carboligase, whose translation MAKMRAVDAAVLVLEKEGIQTAFGVPGAAINPFYSAMRKSGGISHVLARHVEGASHMAEGFTRAAPGNIGVCIGTSGPAGTDMITGLYSASADSIPILAITGQAPRARLYKEDFQAVDIESIAKPVTKWAVTVREPALVPRVFQQAFHLMRSGRPGPVLVDLPIDVQLAEIEFDIDTYEPLPVYKPAATRAQIEKALAMLNDADKPLIVSGGGVLNAAAEDLLVQFAETIGVPVIPTLMSWGAIADDHPLMAGMVGLQTSHRYGNATMLASDFVLGIGNRWANRHTGSVEVYTKGRKFVHVDIEPTQIGRVFGPDLGIVSDAKAALELFVAVAQEWKAAGKLKDRSAWVSECQERKRTLQRKTHFDNVPVKPQRVYEEMNKVFGRDTCYVSTIGLSQIAAAQFLHVFKARNWINCGQAGPLGWTIPAALGVRAADPRRPIVALSGDYDFQFMIEELAAGAQFKLPYVHVVVNNSYLGLIRQAQRAFDMDYCVQLAFDNVNAPELNGYGVDHVAVAEGLGCKALRVFKPEEIEPALKQAQALAEEFSVPVVVEVILERVTNISMGTEIDAINEFEELAEKAEHAPTAISMLD comes from the coding sequence ATGGCCAAGATGAGAGCCGTCGACGCAGCCGTACTCGTGCTCGAGAAGGAAGGCATCCAGACCGCGTTCGGCGTGCCGGGCGCGGCAATCAACCCGTTCTATTCCGCGATGCGCAAGTCGGGCGGCATCAGCCACGTACTGGCCCGCCACGTCGAGGGCGCGTCGCACATGGCCGAAGGCTTCACGCGCGCCGCACCGGGCAACATCGGCGTGTGCATCGGCACGTCGGGCCCCGCCGGCACCGACATGATCACCGGCCTCTACTCCGCATCGGCCGACTCGATTCCGATCCTCGCGATCACGGGCCAGGCGCCGCGCGCACGTCTGTACAAGGAAGACTTCCAGGCCGTCGACATCGAGTCGATCGCCAAGCCCGTGACCAAGTGGGCCGTCACCGTGCGCGAGCCGGCGCTCGTGCCGCGCGTGTTCCAGCAGGCATTCCACCTGATGCGCTCGGGCCGCCCGGGCCCGGTGCTGGTCGACCTGCCGATCGACGTGCAGCTCGCCGAGATCGAATTCGACATCGACACGTACGAACCGCTGCCGGTCTACAAGCCCGCGGCGACCCGCGCGCAGATCGAGAAGGCGCTCGCGATGCTCAACGACGCGGACAAGCCGCTGATCGTGTCGGGCGGCGGCGTGCTCAACGCGGCGGCCGAAGACCTGCTCGTCCAGTTCGCCGAAACGATCGGCGTGCCCGTGATCCCGACGCTGATGTCGTGGGGCGCGATTGCCGACGACCACCCGCTGATGGCCGGCATGGTCGGCCTGCAGACGTCGCACCGCTACGGCAACGCGACGATGCTTGCGTCCGACTTCGTGCTCGGCATCGGCAACCGCTGGGCGAACCGCCACACGGGCAGCGTCGAGGTCTACACGAAGGGCCGCAAGTTCGTGCACGTCGACATCGAGCCGACCCAGATCGGCCGCGTGTTCGGCCCGGATCTCGGCATCGTGTCCGACGCGAAGGCCGCGCTCGAGCTGTTCGTCGCCGTCGCGCAGGAATGGAAGGCCGCGGGCAAGCTGAAGGATCGCAGCGCGTGGGTGTCCGAGTGCCAGGAACGCAAGCGCACGCTGCAGCGCAAGACCCACTTCGACAACGTGCCGGTCAAGCCGCAGCGCGTGTACGAAGAGATGAACAAGGTGTTCGGCCGCGACACGTGCTACGTCAGCACGATCGGCCTGTCGCAGATCGCCGCCGCGCAGTTCCTGCACGTGTTCAAGGCACGCAACTGGATCAACTGCGGCCAGGCCGGCCCGCTCGGCTGGACGATCCCCGCCGCGCTCGGCGTGCGCGCGGCCGACCCGCGCCGTCCGATCGTCGCGCTGTCCGGCGACTACGACTTCCAGTTCATGATCGAGGAGCTGGCCGCCGGCGCGCAATTCAAGCTGCCGTACGTGCACGTCGTCGTGAACAACTCGTACCTCGGGCTGATCCGCCAGGCGCAGCGCGCGTTCGACATGGACTACTGCGTGCAGCTCGCATTCGACAACGTCAACGCACCGGAGCTGAACGGCTACGGCGTCGACCACGTGGCGGTCGCCGAAGGCCTCGGTTGCAAGGCGCTGCGCGTATTCAAGCCCGAAGAGATCGAGCCGGCGCTGAAGCAGGCGCAGGCGCTCGCGGAAGAGTTCAGCGTGCCGGTCGTCGTCGAAGTGATCCTCGAGCGCGTGACGAACATCTCGATGGGCACCGAAATCGACGCGATCAACGAGTTCGAGGAACTCGCCGAGAAGGCCGAGCACGCGCCGACCGCGATCTCGATGCTCGACTGA
- the hyi gene encoding hydroxypyruvate isomerase, producing the protein MPKFAANLTMLFNEVPFLDRFKAAADAGFDAVEFLFPYPYAKEELAERLETHRLRLVLHNLPAGNWDQGERGIACLPDRVGEFQEGVGRAIEYAKALKVPQLNCLVGIPSASTARDKTFVTIVDNLRFAADALKREGIRLLVEPCNSFDIPGFALNRSSEGLDVIRAVGSDNLFLQYDIYHMQRMEGELAATIERNLASIGHVQLADNPGRNEPGTGEINYAFLFALLDRLGYAGYVGCEYKPRTTTTEGLGWLQSVAGCAPGSARRAA; encoded by the coding sequence ATGCCGAAGTTTGCTGCAAACCTGACCATGCTGTTCAACGAAGTGCCGTTCCTCGACCGCTTCAAGGCGGCCGCCGACGCGGGCTTCGACGCCGTCGAGTTCCTGTTCCCGTACCCGTACGCGAAAGAGGAACTCGCCGAGCGGCTCGAGACGCACCGCCTGCGCCTCGTGCTGCACAACCTGCCTGCCGGCAACTGGGACCAGGGCGAACGCGGCATCGCGTGCCTGCCCGATCGCGTCGGCGAGTTCCAGGAAGGGGTCGGCCGTGCGATCGAGTATGCGAAGGCGCTGAAGGTGCCGCAGCTGAACTGCCTCGTCGGCATCCCGTCGGCGAGCACGGCGCGCGACAAGACGTTCGTCACGATCGTCGACAACCTGCGCTTCGCCGCCGATGCGTTGAAGCGCGAAGGCATCCGTCTGCTGGTCGAGCCGTGCAACAGCTTCGACATCCCGGGCTTCGCGCTGAACCGCTCGTCCGAAGGGCTCGACGTGATTCGCGCGGTCGGCTCGGACAACCTGTTCCTGCAGTACGACATCTATCACATGCAGCGCATGGAAGGCGAACTGGCCGCGACGATCGAACGCAACCTCGCATCGATCGGCCACGTCCAGCTCGCGGACAATCCGGGCCGCAACGAGCCGGGTACGGGCGAGATCAACTACGCGTTCCTGTTCGCGCTGCTCGACCGGCTCGGCTACGCCGGCTACGTCGGCTGCGAATACAAGCCCCGCACCACCACGACGGAAGGGCTCGGCTGGCTGCAAAGCGTCGCCGGCTGCGCACCGGGCTCGGCGCGTCGCGCCGCCTGA